The genomic region TAGAGCATCATAATTAATTGAGTCGTACATTAGCTCATCGAAGCATGAAGTATTGTTTTAGAATGTAACCACCCTAGTGGCCACATTTTCAAGATACagtgttaaaatatgttttctgatTAAATAATCTGTAAACGTCCAAACACGAGAATAATAGGCCACAATTTAGGAAAGCAGGAATTCAATCTAGTAACCATAATTATTTTTCAAGCTTAATGAAACTTAGTCCAAATATTCTACAATTAAAGAACACTATTTAAACgaagttcaaatctgggtcaaaTACATGCAAAACTTCTGAaaaagccacatttattactTAGTCTTTATACAACTTGGTAAGAGTGTTTGCCTTGACAATATTTAGGCATGTTCAATTCTGGGTTGCGGCGTTTAAACATATGTTACAAAGGTAAACCATAGAAGAGCCTTGATAACGCTGTCGAGGCCACACTTCTTATGCAATCTGAAAAAGAAATCGTTAGCCTTGTCTTTCCAATATTGCCGCTAACTATAAATTGTAATCCCCTGCCTGAAAACCGCGTCAAAACGTATAAAAACAACCATGCCACCTTTTTAATGCATCACGTGTTAGTAAATATTGAGTAAATAATGTTACAATGTTGTTTTTACACTTTCTAGGCTAAGTTGTAATCTGGCAACGTGCATCACAATTAAGGTCATTCGGTGATATCTCAGAAAAATATGGTTAACCTTTTAAAGCCCACATGAAttagtcatgaaacttggtcaaaatgtttatcttgacaaaatcAGGGCTTAAATTGAATCTTGGTCATGCATGTTAAAACACTGTATCTCCATATCAGCCAGTTATGTCTTAATCTTGCTGAACCCAGGCCAGATTGAGGTCAGatagaaaatgtttaaaatatatgttgatCACCAAATTACGTAATAATTGGCGTTCGCAAACTACAAGAGCATTTAATGACCACTCTAGCACTCCTGCTTTTCATTTTTTTAGTTTGTTAGTAAGAGTGAATAccttactttatactgtcaaaAAATCAACTGTTGTATATATGTTGCCTAATATACTGTATTTGAATtgacaatttggtatttcaaagtATAACGTTATAAGCTTGCATGCCACGTGcgtaaataaataatacaaatatatgtataacttaagtaagttataattgtattgtgtgataatacttataataagtATAGTTTGTAATGTTATTGAAGTATTTATTAACACATGTATTTCTTTTCCAAACGATTAGAAATAAAACACACTAAAACAAATTAACTTGAGATGCTGTTTTCGAAAACATTTTACCTGGACCTTCTTCTATCATGTATACGTGTACGTGAAAAACATGTAATGCAATCAATCCTTTGATAAACTAACGTGTTTTTTACCCTGAAAAAGTTGACGTTTGCTACGTTATCATAAGACATTTGGGAGAACCAAACTACATTcgaaacaaatttacaaataagCCTTGGTAAAATAGTTTCTGGTGTGCATGTTCGATTTCTGTATTAGTGGTTCTGTGGTTTTTCTGTATTAGTTTCTACGGAATTTAtgagcatatttatttaaatgtttagaaCAGAAATCTATTCAGCTCGGTGAAATATTGACCGTTATTGTTTCTTCTTAAAGTTTTcctgtaaataaaatgtgttatatgaTATAAAGGTATTCAAATGCACAAGACAGTCGTATATTAAATTGTAGCAATTTGGTGCTTTCGAAACGAAATTTGAATAACGGGTCGCAAAGAAACATGCGttaatagctttttatattaATACTACATCAACttattgttgctgttgtaatAAAACGAAGCCTTAACCTATTTAAGTGCTTGTATCATAAAACATTGAAAGTGATTATACATTCGCCTGATTATCTAAGGAGTGCATACGCATGCAATAACTATTTAAATACAAGTTTATGCAGTTCATAAACTAACAGAGGAAAATGCGAATGCAACTTAGAATGTGAAGTGACACATGTTTAATTTCCTGTTCACTCCGACAGATGTTGAATCTTagttaagcaaaaaaaaatcaacaataatcaTTATAAAACTGGCATAAATTATTTTTCCTCCTCAAAAGTGTAATCCACTTTGCTAGCTAAAGTTAAGTACTGAGTTATTTAATCATTAATCGGTGATGTACGCGTTTGGAATAAGTTTGTTGGTTGCTGCAACAACAAGTAAGTAAAAGAACTTAAACATTAAATTTCACACTGTTAATACGTATTTATGGTAGTATTTCAAATCAAAGAtgtaataaaaaacatatatttttatttcagctTTGCAATCGCCACATTTGAGCGTCAAAGTATTACATGACAATGCTCTTCAACTTCTGTGTGATGCAATTGACGCTGAAACTGATGTCATTCGATTTTACAGAAACACCACACTCGAGGGGTTTGTGTCTATATTTAAGGTGACCCGTAATAAGCAGTGCGCTGTGCAAACGAATTTGACTGCTGACACAGCGCAGTGTAAATGTATAGACATATATAAAGTTGTTTGCAATATTACGGATATTACATTGAGCAGGAATGATCAGTGGAAATGTGCAGTATTGGAAAATAATCGTATTCAGTTCAGCAATGATGCCAGAGTGTCAACAGGTATGATAATTTCGAGCCAACGTGTgtaattttgcgttttgctatttaCATAAGCGCTTATCAACAAGATTAG from Dreissena polymorpha isolate Duluth1 chromosome 5, UMN_Dpol_1.0, whole genome shotgun sequence harbors:
- the LOC127831393 gene encoding uncharacterized protein LOC127831393; translated protein: MYAFGISLLVAATTTLQSPHLSVKVLHDNALQLLCDAIDAETDVIRFYRNTTLEGFVSIFKVTRNKQCAVQTNLTADTAQCKCIDIYKVVCNITDITLSRNDQWKCAVLENNRIQFSNDARVSTETFSTMAAKAPFSAISSKTDSHVNTSPHIATEEGTTQKSSVEEIPEISTALAITNAITATDMAFDRNTTKINSNVVAIMATAGPFIVLDIGLLLFVCRKKLNICQKRKTCNGT